From the Oceanobacillus kimchii X50 genome, the window AGTAAACTGATTCAATATGTAGATAAAGTAGCTAATGATATTCAATTTTCAGGTACTATTCATGTGAAAAGTTCTGAAGGAATAACAACGAAAAGTTACGGTTATTCCAATCGTGCGGAAAGAATTAAAAATCAAACCAATACTCGTTATGGTATTGCTTCAGGATGTAAAATCTTTACATCTATTGCCATTTGCCAATTAATTGACGCAGGGAAATTATCTTTTGACACTACATTAAATCAATGTTTAGATGTTGATTTTCCGTATTTTGATGAGAATATCACTGTACATCATTTATTAACCCACACTTCAGGCGTTCCGGATTATTTCGATGAAGATGAGATGGACGATTATGAAGAACTGTGGGTATCCATACCAATGTATCATATAAGAAGTCTAAAGGACTTCTTGCCATTATTTAAAAATATGAAGATGAAGGGGGAAGTAGGAAGCTCTTTTTCATACAATAATGCTGGTTATATTCTGCTAGGATTAATTGTCGAGAAAGTTTCTGGATATGTATTTGGTGATTATATCCAGAAGTATATATTCCAAAAGGCAGGAATGGAAGACTCCGGGTACTTTGAAATGGATGGTTTACCGGAACGAACTGCTTTCGGTTATATTGAAAAGCCGAACGGGGATTGGAAGACAAATATATATTCTCTTCCAGTCAAATCAGCTTCTGATGGTGGTGCATATGTAACAGCTAGAGATATGGCATTATTCTGGGATGCGCTAATGAACAAC encodes:
- a CDS encoding serine hydrolase domain-containing protein, with amino-acid sequence MSKLIQYVDKVANDIQFSGTIHVKSSEGITTKSYGYSNRAERIKNQTNTRYGIASGCKIFTSIAICQLIDAGKLSFDTTLNQCLDVDFPYFDENITVHHLLTHTSGVPDYFDEDEMDDYEELWVSIPMYHIRSLKDFLPLFKNMKMKGEVGSSFSYNNAGYILLGLIVEKVSGYVFGDYIQKYIFQKAGMEDSGYFEMDGLPERTAFGYIEKPNGDWKTNIYSLPVKSASDGGAYVTARDMALFWDALMNNLLLSEDMTDQFLKRRIHVDDDIYYGYAGYMQVMENKTIKHILMGYDPGVNFRFVHYPATSSTIVVCSNKSEGAYEILKKIEDVLV